One region of Podospora bellae-mahoneyi strain CBS 112042 chromosome 1 map unlocalized CBS112042p_1.2, whole genome shotgun sequence genomic DNA includes:
- a CDS encoding uncharacterized protein (EggNog:ENOG503NW2Z; MEROPS:MER0030137; COG:O; COG:T) — MANQAGGANELLSAQKSSDSGLQIILHPLPILEISDFITRGYQRNYKGAVVGGLLGQQNGREITIEHSFSIKSVKKEDGGVYELDEEWFRQRLDQMKLVHKSPQLDLVGWYALVPKSGPTVLHLPIHRQISTVNESAVLLGFHLEDMLSPAAGDPLPITIYESNMEAEGEDKEMKDSENPTNMVLRFRKIPYATETGEAEMIGMQFIREGGANASADDAPVETKNIAEQFEQKIAVTDGKGKRRAVMTSGSVSKNPVSPSKDKGKQKDEPSSSPPQAEPPNPDINLTRSESEYMAVLQAKFNAIKMLKSRIALIITYLQRLPPTFTEGKQTTQEASDAARASGGQYTIPSNNILRHIQSLVTNIDLVTPAEQAALRKEMLQETNDVKLISLISDLLTSIAEVKEAGKKFSILESSKQTRGPRGGVGYGGPVGDKSNDYELTGSYSPIHSRGHAEFGTTGSVSQEFGGASDMPHNLSD, encoded by the exons ATGGCGAACCAGGCAGGAGGGGCCAACGAGCTGCTATCCGCCCAGAAGTCATCAGACTCCGGTCTCCAAATCATTCTTCACCCACTCCCGATCCTTGAGATTTCCGACTTTATTACCAGAGGTTACCAAAGGAACTACAAGGGcgccgttgttggtggacTTCTTGGTCAGCAAAATGGCCGCGAGATCACTATTGAGCACAGCTTCAGCATCAAGTcagtgaagaaggaggatggtggtgtctACGAGCTCGATGAAGAATGGTTCAGGCAAAGGTTGGATCAAA TGAAACTTGTCCACAAATCACCACAGCTCGACCTGGTAGGCTGGTATGCTCTCGTGCCCAAGTCGGGCCCAACAGTCCTCCACCTGCCAATCCACCGCCAAATCAGCACTGTCAACGAGTCCGCCGTATTGTTAGGATTCCATCTGGAGGACATGCTTTCTCCCGCGGCTGGGGACCCGCTTCCAATCACGATATATGAGTCGAACATGGAGGCCGAAGGTGAAGATAAGGAGATGAAGGATTCCGAAAACCCAACCAACATGGTTCTCCGCTTCCGCAAAATTCCCTACGCAACTGAGACTGGAGAGGCCGAGATGATAGGCATGCAGTTTATTCGTGAGGGTGGCGCCAACGCTTCGGCAGATGATGCCCCAGTCGAAACCAAAAACATCGCTGAGCAATTTGAGCAAAAGATCGCCGTGACGGATGGCAAGGGCAAGCGTAGGGCCGTTATGACCTCTGGTTCCGTTTCGAAGAACCCAGTCAGTCCGAGTAAAGACAAGGGGAAACAAAAGGACgagccctcctcttccccaccgCAGGCCGAGCCACCCAATCCcgacatcaacctcaccaggTCAGAGTCAGAGTACATGGCTGTGCTCCAAGCAAAGTTCAATGCTATCAAGATGCTCAAATCACGTATCGCTTTGATCATCACCTATCTGCaacgcctccctcccacttTCACGGAAGGAAAGCAAACCACACAGGAAGCTTCTGATGCTGCTCGTGCCTCTGGCGGCCAATACACGATTCCCTCGAATAACATACTCCGGCACATTCAGTCACTGGTCACCAACATCGACCTTGTCACCCCTGCTGAACAGGCTGCTTTGCGAAAGGAAATGCTGCAAGAGACCAACGATGTAAAACTCATCTCTTTGATCTCTGACTTGTTGACCAGCATCgctgaggtcaaggaggcaGGTAAAAAGTTCAGCATCCTGGAGTCATCAAAACAAACACGTGGACCGAGAGGTGGTGTGGGGTATGGCGGGCCAGTGGGAGACAAGAGCAATGACTATGAATTAACCGGTTCCTATAGCCCTATTCATTCGAGGGGACATGCTGAGTTTGGCACGACAGGGTCTGTTTCACAAGAGTTTGGTGGTGCCTCCGATATGCCTCACAACCTCTCTGATTAA
- the UTP21 gene encoding rRNA-processing protein utp21 (BUSCO:EOG09260SJV; EggNog:ENOG503NV9E; COG:S), whose product MVQILDYGVEKLPCSCVNRSGGACRPAVCLGICLRHPRPGLGSVFGGCGADRKSLGGVPSPLSHVWLKISGRAWFSEAAAVRKLPSPIFYSRQRPLAAYTVVFCDRKLLASCNATTMPHSEIDHPSTKRQKRDAIVKAQPSSKRSGSAIFAPFRTIGLVSPTSVPFATIPLGKTTFQITTSVGRALQTYDLKRGLNLVFVTRPQTPADITATCAWKEKVYAAWGNPSKGESQGLWAFQRGKKAAELQLPTGLDQPIKQIVIFGSWIIACCVTRIEVFKSATLEHYTTLFTAAAKRGDNEITGGVCNMPTFLNKIFVGRKDGWVEIWNVSTGKLVYTILPPAPNSGFVTCLQPSPALSLLAISYSGGSLVIQNVLTDKKVLQIQAGSEDAPVTCISFRTDGQGAGEDGRKDGVMATATGFSGDVTFWDLNMGGRSMGVLRSAHNPPSRNKAAGGGISKIEFLPGQPVIITSGLDNSLKSWIFDETPFSPVPRILHQRSGHAAPVSCLQFLPSDFDGAEAGNKWLMSGGHDRSLWGWSLRRDGQSTELSQGAIRKKAKKAGILAGGSLIQGPSTTLEDLKAPEITCIASSLNRDGGIGAMPGKQVIWDKANSTKYSNAELSGMTGWESVVTAHKNDPWARTWFWGRKRAGRWAFKTGDGMNVSTVAISSCGTFAVVGSEGGSIDTYNLQSGRHKQRFPSRLTPAQLRQIKMMQLRALDKVNELQARSAQSFPPGTGKHTAAVTGLVVDSLNTTITSCSLDGRIKFWDFSTGNLIDEINWAPMTKIVTCRYHPGNDLIAFACDDHSIRVVDIGTKQTIREFWGCRGDINDFCFSNDGRWIIAASQDCIIRIWDLPTSHLIDAFRTETPCTALAFSNTGEFLAGSCEGSLGVQLWTNRTLFKHVPTRQISDAEIGEAAGSLPTASGEGGEGLIDAAFEDDASEPADDGVTAPVIDQLSSDMMTLSLVPKSRWQTLLHIDLIKQRNKPKEAPKAPEKAPFFLPSVGGSNSLLPPIEDDKEGKEVVSRITQLDATRQEQAFSSKLTACGEKGDYTEFIEHLKSLPPSAADLELRSLSMGNSEDDYENNELLHFIKALTSRLIARRDYELTQAWMSVFLKLHYDLVMANDCLLKALDEWKEHQARERDRLDDLIGYCSGVVGFLRNPRT is encoded by the exons ATGGTTCAGATTCTCGATTATGGCGTCGAAAAACTGCCATGTTCGTGTGTTAATCGGAGCGGGGGTGCCTGCCGGCCGGCGGTGTGTCTTGGCATATGTCTTCGGCACCCTCGACCCGGCCTGGGGTCGGTGTTCGGTGGTTGTGGGGCCGATCGAAAAAGTTTGGGTGGGGTCCCAAGTCCCCTTTCCCATGTGTGGCTGAAAATTTCTGGACGGGCTTGGTTCAgcgaggctgctgctgtaaGAAAACTTCCATCACCAATATTTTACTCGCGACAAAGGCCATTGGCAGCGTATACAGTGGTTTTTTGTGATAGAAAGCTCCTCGCGAGCTGCAACGCGACAACCATGCCTCACTCAGAGATCGACCACCCTTCGACGAAGCGGCAAAAGCGCGATGCGATCGTGAAAGCGCAGCCATCTTCAAAGAGGAGCGGCTCGGCCATTTTTGCGCCTTTCCGG ACCATTGGTTTAGTTTCACCAACAAGCGTTCCCTTTGCCACGATTCCCCTTGGCAAAACCACCTTCCAGATCACGACTTCTGTCGGCCGTGCCCTTCAAACATACGATCTCAAGCGCGGTCTCAATCTTGTGTTCGTTACCCGCCCTCAGACTCCCGCCGATATAACCGCCACCTGTGCTTGGAAAGAAAAGGTATATGCTGCTTGGGGAAACCCGAGCAAGGGTGAATCTCAAGGATTATGGGCCTTCCAGCGCGGCAAAAAGGCTGCTGAGCTTCAGCTCCCTACCGGCCTCGATCAACCCATCAAACAGATTGTCATTTTTGGCTCGTGGATTATCGCATGCTGTGTCACGAGGATAGAGGTCTTCAAGTCGGCTACACTGGAACACTACACTACTCTCTTTACTGCGGCGGCTAAGAGGGGCGACAATGAAATTACGGGCGGCGTCTGCAACATGCCAACCTTCTTGAACAAGATCTTTGTCGGCCGGAAGGATGGTTGGGTTGAAATTTGGAACGTCAGTACCGGCAAGCTCGTATATACGATCCTGCCGCCCGCACCCAACAGCGGGTTCGTGACTTGTCTGCAACCCTCGCCCGCTCTGTCGTTACTCGCCATCTCGTACTCTGGCGGTTCTCTGGTCATTCAAAACGTTCTCACGGACAAGAAAGTGTTGCAGATCCAGGCTGGCAGTGAAGATGCTCCCGTTACCTGCATCTCATTCCGGACTGATGGTCAGGGTGCCGGGGAGGATGGCCGGAAGGATGGTGTTATGGCTACAGCAACTGGTTTTAGTGGGGATGTGACTTTCTGGGATCTCAACATGGGTGGAAGATCGATGGGTGTTTTGCGCAGcgcccacaaccccccatcacGCAACAAGGCCGCTGGTGGCGGTATCAGCAAAATCGAGTTTCTTCCCGGTCAGCCCGTGATCATCACAAGCGGTCTCGACAACTCTCTCAAGTCTTGGATCTTTGACGAGACACCATTCTCGCCAGTACCTCGCATTTTGCACCAGCGAAGTGGACATGCGGCGCCTGTCAGCTGCCTGCAATTCTTGCCGTCTGATTTCGATGGCGCAGAGGCTGGAAACAAGTGGCTTATGAGCGGTGGGCACGATAGGAGTCTCTGGGGATGGAGTTTGCGAAGAGACGGTCAGAGTACCGAACTATCACAAGGTGCCATTCggaagaaggcaaagaaagCCGGTATTCTTGCTGGTGGGTCTTTAATTCAAGGCCCAAGCACAACCTTGGAGGATCTAAAGGCCCCGGAAATCACATGCATCGCATCTTCACTAAACCGCGATGGTGGTATTGGTGCTATGCCCGGAAAGCAGGTCATTTGGGACAAGGCCAACAGCACAAAATACTCTAATGCCGAGCTCAGCGGAATGACGGGCTGGGAGAGTGTCGTTACCGCTCACAAGAACGACCCGTGGGCTCGCACATGGTTTTGGGGACGAAAGAGAGCTGGTCGTTGGGCATTTAAGACTGGTGACGGCATGAATGTTTCCACTGTGGCCATCAGTTCATGTGGCACTTTCGCTGTGGTCGGGTCGGAGGGAGGCAGTATCGACACTTATAACCTTCAGTCAGGTCGGCACAAGCAACGTTTCCCTTCCAGGTTGACACCGGCCCAATTGAGGCAGATCAAGATGATGCAGCTGAGAGCGCTGGACAAGGTCAACGAGCTTCAGGCACGATCAGCCCAGAGCTTCCCGCCGGGCACTGGCAAGCACACAGCGGCGGTAAcaggtcttgttgttgactcTCTCAACACAACCATTACCTCGTGCTCGCTCGACGGTAGGATCAAGTTCTGGGACTTTTCCACCGGCAACTTGATCGACGAAATCAACTGGGCACCCATGACCAAGATAGTGACCTGCCGCTATCATCCAGGCAATGACCTTATCGCGTTTGCCTGTGACGACCACTCCATCCGGGTTGTCGATATTGGAACCAAGCAAACGATCAGAGAATTCTGGGGCTGCCGGGGAGACATCAACGACTTTTGCTTCTCCAATGACGGCAGGTGGATCATTGCTGCCTCTCAAGACTGCATTATTCGCATCTGGGATTTGCCCACAAGCCATCTTATCGACGCATTCCGCACGGAAACTCCCTgcaccgccctcgccttctccaacacGGGCGAGTTCCTAGCCGGCTCGTGTGAAGGCAGCCTTGGTGTTCAACTCTGGACTAACAGAACGCTCTTCAAGCACGTCCCAACCCGGCAAATCTCGGACGCCGAGATTGGCGAGGCGGCCGGCTCTCTGCCGACGGCATCCGGTGAAGGTGGCGAAGGTCTCATTGACGCTGCCTTTGAGGATGATGCCTCGGAACCAGCCGATGATGGCGTAACTGCGCCAGTAATTGACCAGCTCTCCTCTGACATGATGACCTTGTCTCTGGTCCCCAAGAGCAGATGGCAAACCCTTCTGCATATCGACTTGATCAAGCAAAGAAACAAGCCAAAGGAGGCCCCCAAGGCGCCCGAAAAGGCACCATTCTTCTTGCCATCTGTTGGCGGATCGAACTCGCTATTACCTCCTATTGAAGACgacaaggagggcaaggaggTTGTATCGAGGATAACGCAGTTAGATGCTACGAGGCAAGAGCAGGCTTTCTCCAGCAAGCTGACTGCCTGCGGGGAAAAGGGCGATT ACACCGAGTTTATCGAGCACCTCaaatctcttcctccttcggCGGCTGATCTGGAGCTCCGGTCCCTCTCCATGGGCAACAGTGAGGACGATTACGAAAATAACGAGTTGCTTCACTTTATCAAGGCCTTGACCAGCAGGCTGATCGCCAGAAGAGACTACGAGCTGACACAGGCGTGGATGAGTGTGTTCCTGAAGCTGCACTACGACCTTGTGATGGCCAACGACTGTCTTCTCAAGGCGCTGGACGAGTGGAAAGAGCACCAAGCGCGGGAAAGAGATAGGCTGGATGACTTGATTGGGTACTGCAGCGGCGTTGTTGGATTTTTGAGGAATCCCAGGACATGA
- the AGP2 gene encoding General amino acid permease AGP2 (EggNog:ENOG503NVN6; COG:E) codes for MSSTGVDLIANPGDHDQEKGGLSSSLSNGGTDEKKRGPPSSPSLSGSQVEEHSMRRQLKSRHIQLIGIGGTIGTALYVQIGRGLLQGGPASLFLAFTIWCSFILAVTLCMAEMVTYLPISSPFIRLAGRYVDEAFGFACGWNFFIFEAALVPFEIVACNVILHYWKGSEIVPAGGIIAIIICLYGLINVLAVQWYGEVEFWAALGKVLLIIALLIFTVVVMCGGNPTGDRFGFRYWSDPGAFAELYHTGDLGRFLGFLQCLIQASFTIAGPDYVSMAAGEAENPRVVMPRAFNAVFYRLTTFFMLGSLAVGVLVPYTDEEMKIAFSTGAPGAAASPYVIAMNRLNIRVLPDIVNAMVLTAAFSAGNSYVYCASRSLYGMALEGKAPKIFTKVTTKGVPLYAVLVVLGISLLSFLQVSNDAAVVLQWFVNLVTASQLINFACMCVTYLRFYYGMKAQGFKRDDLPYKAMLQPYAAWYALIGTSVMTFVGGYTVFLPGKWDMPTFLFSYTMIAVCPILYLGYKFVNKTKLHRSDEIDLVKNVDEIEEYQRTYIPSPPKNAFDRVLDWLFG; via the exons ATGTCCTCCACAGGAGTCGACCTTATTGCCAACCCAGGAGACCATGATCAGGAGAAAGGGGGCTTATCATCTTCTCTCAGCAATGGTGGCACcgacgaaaagaaaagaggccCCCCTTCATCGCCGTCGCTCTCCGGGTCCCAGGTAGAAGAGCATAGCATGAGACGCCAGCTCAAGTCTCGTCACATTCAACTTATAG GAATTGGCGGGACAATCGGCACAGCCCTCTATGTCCAGATCGGCCGTGGTCTCCTCCAAGGTGGacccgcctccctcttcctcgccttcaccATTTGGTGCTCCTTCATCCTTGCCGTGACGCTCTGCATGGCCGAGATGGTAACCTACCTTCCCATTTCCTCGCCATTCATCCGACTCGCTGGTCGTTATGTCGACGAAGCCTTTGGTTTTGCCTGCGGGTGGaatttcttcatcttcgaGGCCGCGCTGGTGCCGTTTGAAATTGTCGCCTGCAATGTTATTTTGCATTATTGGAAAGGCTCCGAGATTGTACCCGCTGGAGGAATCATCGCCATTATCATCTGCTTGTATGGGTTGATCAACGTGCTGGCTGTGCAGTGGTATGGAGAGGTGGAGTTTTGGGCTGCGCTGGGAAAAGTGCTGCTCATTATTGCCCTCTTGATCTTTACCGTGGTGGTAATGTGCGGTGGGAACCCGACAGGCGACAGGTTTGGGTTTCGATACTGGAGCGATCCAGGCGCCTTTGCCGAGTTGTACCACACAGGAGACTTGGGGAGATTCCTAGGATTCCTGCAGTGTTTGATCCAGGCATCGTTCACCATAGCAGGGCCGGATTATGTGAGCATGGCAGCCGGGGAGGCGGAAAACCCGAGAGTGGTGATGCCCAGGGCTTTCAATGCCGTGTTTTACCGGCTAACGACATTCTTTATGCTCGGAAGTTTGGCGGTTGGTGTTCTCGTGCCATACACtgacgaggagatgaagataGCATTCTCGACGGGTGCACCGGGCGCAGCTGCAAGCCCATATGTTATTGCGATGAACCGGCTGAACATCAGGGTGCTGCCGGATATTGTCAATGCTATGGTCCTGACGGCGGCCTTCTCGGCGGGAAACAGCTATGTCTATTGCGCTTCAAGGTCTCTTTACGGCATGGCGCTAGAGGGGAAGGCTCCAAAGATATTTACAAAGGTCACAACTAAGGGAGTGCCTCTGTACGCCGTCTTGGTAGTTTTGGGAATCTCGCTCTTGAGTTTCTTGCAGGTCTCAAACGATGCCGCAGTGGTGCTTCAGTGGTTTGTGAACTTGGTCACAGCGAGCCAACTGATCAACTTTGCCTGCATGTGTGTGACGTACCTGCGGTTCTACTATGGGATGAAGGCTCAGGGGTTCAAGAGAGACGACCTGCCGTACAAGGCCATGTTGCAACCTTATGCGGCGTGGTATGCGCTGATCGGGACGTCCGTCATGACGTTTGTCGGAGGGTACACGGTTTTCCTGCCCGGAAAGTGGGATATGCCAACGTTCTTATTTTC GTATACAATGATTGCGGTATGTCCCATCTTGTATCTAGGATACAAGTTTGTCAACAAGACAAAACTGCATCGCTCAGATGAGATAGACTTGGTAAAGAATGTCGATGAAATTGAAGAGTACCAAAGGACATATATTCCCAGCCCTCCAAA GAACGCCTTTGACAGGGTGCTGGATTGGTTGTTTGGATAG
- a CDS encoding uncharacterized protein (EggNog:ENOG503NUAP; COG:Q), whose product MAPSATGDSAPMHIPAMSKASTINASVLHGPRDLRLEQRHIQEPGIGELQVAIKTTGICGSDVSYYKKFANGDLCACQPLSLGHESSGTVVAIGPHVTGFNVGDRVALEVGIPCGQCGICRQGRYNLCKKMRFRSSAKSFPHFQGTLQDRINHPATWCHKLPENVSFDAAALLEPLSVALHAVNRATPTPGSSALVLGAGAVGLLTAAMARQSGCSTVTIADVDQGRVNFAIAKGFATHGYVVPKQLHTSSSCSSLYNSSNSGTSTPCEGVMTPASTISFQSSLDTAKTLAAEMLAEANGSSPLIDDEGDGVDITFECTGKEVCMHTALYATKAGGKVIMVGMGTPIQTLPMSVAHLREIDILGIFRYANTYATGIKLLCTRNRPTRGGYALPNLDEMVTHRFKGLDNAKGAFELASRTVDDDGNLVLKVVIEAE is encoded by the exons ATGGCGCCCTCCGCAACTGGTGACTCGGCGCCAATGCACATACCCGCCATGTCAAAAGCTTCAACGATCAATGCGTCAGTCCTGCATGGCCCGCGTGATTTACGATTG GAGCAAAGACATATTCAAGAACCGGGGATTGGTGAACTACAGGTTGCCATCAAAACCACAGGAATCTGTGGATCTGATGTGTCCTACTACAAGAAGTTCGCCAACGGTGACCTTTGTGCCTGTCAGCCCCTTTCTCTGGGCCATGAGTCCTCGGGAACCGTCGTTGCCATCGGGCCTCACGTCACCGGCTTTAATGTTGGGGACCGCGTTGCACTCGAGGTCGGTATACCCTGTGGCCAGTGTGGTATCTGCCGCCAGGGGAGGTATAACCTCTGCAAGAAGATGCGGTTCAGAAGCAGTGCCAAATCGTTCCCGCATTTCCAGGGCACTTTGCAAGATCGCATAAACCACCCCGCAACGTGGTGTCACAA GCTCCCCGAGAATGTCTcctttgatgctgctgctctgctcGAGCCCCTCTCAGTAGCCCTGCATGCTGTCAACCGGGCCACTCCTACACCTGGCTCCAGTGCACTTGTACTTGGTGCGGGAGCTGTTGGTCTTCTGACCGCCGCCATGGCTCGCCAGTCCGGATGCTCTACCGTCACCATTGCAGATGTGGACCAAGGCCGGGTCAACTTTGCCATCGCCAAAGGCTTTGCCACACACGGCTATGTGGTGCCAAAACAGCTCCACACCTCTTCCAGCTGCTCATCACTGtacaacagcagcaactcgGGCACGTCGACGCCTTGCGAGGGCGTCATGACACCCGCCAGCACCATCTCGTTTCAGAGTTCCCTTGACACGGCCAAGACACTCGCTGCCGAGATGCTCGCCGAGGCAAACGGCTCTAGCCCTTTGATCGATGACGAGGGCGATGGCGTCGATATCACGTTTGAATGTACTGGCAAAGAGGTGTGCATGCACACAGCCCTGTACGCCACCAAGGCCGGAGGAAAGGTCATCATGGTGGGCATGGGGACGCCGATCCAAACCCTTCCCATGTCGGTAGCCCATCTACGAGAGATTGACATCCTGGGTATCTTTCGGTATGCCAACACCTATGCTACCGGAATAAAGCTCCTCTGCACCCGCAACAGACCAACCCGTGGCGGTTATGCTCTGCCGAACTTGGACGAGATGGTCACCCACCGCTTCAAGGGCCTCGACAATGCCAAGGGGGCGTTTGAGCTCGCGAGCAGGACCGTGGATGACGACGGCAATCTCGTACTCAAGGTCGTCATTGAAGCCGAGTAG
- a CDS encoding uncharacterized protein (EggNog:ENOG503PUG2) codes for MSSSKQQEKGSASQLVAAKPAQAIPAKRTADDDEVEFISCCPVKKPRLNDQPAQNPHLNDQKPDPAVSRITKNSAQLHQASASHRHASDQPAPPSSVTRTTDTGPAPSQDPSPRMSPEQPSALIPVLESFAFPTDFPPISRVPRMSVAVSPKQMLQPMPSTSHPTSLFTSSSALFNSTSSPCFEQVPCLDFGGIAMNNPAYETGQILSPSDNNALIASSTHMSSQMINQAAFGLNAVPFAMYSMGSLVPIPQQNMNLNMNSSPNPWMNPRPMQSQSPPLFRPHNPKQEQQPLHMLIPPGSQSTPGRPCCSTSVQSPIYNQSPCKPPGLHCTVVQQEHMRWLQQAPLQPSSQPQAQISPAPPPPPPPPPPPQLLKAPTAAPEKQPPNKTKFTIPLRKKPSPNLLIDIAETAEETFPYDEVAARHGVTPQKVFDTLSAIVLIPLLRCPTDKRRAGKLAHDRVKFYTQKKNTMGKEKGEVTRVKEVRQFLEEENRQQGGG; via the coding sequence ATGTCGTCTTCAAAACAGCAGGAGAAGGGTTCAGCGTCTCAGCTAGTGGCAGCAAAGCCCGCTCAAGCAATCCCAGCCAAACGAACGGCGGACGATGATGAAGTGGAGTTTATATCTTGTTGTCCCGTCAAGAAGCCACGCCTGAACGACCAACCAGCCCAAAACCCACACCTGAACGATCAAAAGCCAGACCCGGCAGTTTCTAGAATAACCAAAAACAGCGCGCAGTTACATCAAGCTTCTGCTAGCCATCGCCATGCTTCCGATCAACCTGCACCACCCAGCAGCGTCACTAGAACTACTGACACTGGGCCAGCCCCATCTCAGGATCCTAGCCCCAGAATGAGCCCCGAACAACCCAGTGCATTAATCCCAGTTCTTGAAAGCTTTGCCTTCCCTACGGATTTCCCTCCAATCAGTCGTGTGCCACGCATGTCAGTGGCAGTTTCACCCAAACAGATGTTGCAGCCAATGCCTTCTACAAGCCATCCAACATCGCTTTTCACCAGTTCCAGCGCTTTGTTCAATTCCACATCGTCGCCATGTTTCGAGCAAGTCCCCTGCCTCGATTTTGGGGGGATCGCAATGAACAATCCGGCGTATGAAACAGGTCAGATACTTTCACCATCAGATAACAATGCTCTCATCGCTAGCAGCACACACATGTCCAGTCAGATGATCAACCAAGCAGCATTCGGACTAAACGCTGTTCCCTTTGCAATGTACTCTATGGGAAGTCTTGTTCCAATACCGCAACAAAACATGAACTTGAACATGAACTCGAGCCCAAACCCGTGGATGAATCCACGTCCAATGCAAAGTCAGAGTCCACCGCTATTCCGACCTCACAACCCGAAACAAGAGCAACAACCACTACACATGTTGATTCCACCGGGCTCGCAATCGACGCCAGGGCGCCCATGTTGCTCAACCTCTGTCCAAAGTCCGATCTATAATCAAAGCCCATGCAAGCCACCTGGCCTTCATTGCACCGTAGTTCAGCAAGAGCACATGCGTTGGCTTCAGCAAGCTCCTCTTCAGCCGTCCTCTCAACCGCAGGCGCAAATATCACCAgcgcccccaccaccaccaccaccaccaccaccaccccaattGTTGAAAGCACCCACCGCAGCCCCCGAAAAACAGCCACCCAACAAGACAAAAttcaccatcccccttcGCAAAAAGCCGTCTCCAAACTTGCTCATCGACATTGCCGAAACGGCCGAGGAAACCTTCCCGTACGACGAGGTGGCCGCCCGCCACGGGGTGACGCCCCAAAAAGTCTTTGATACGCTCTCCGCCATTGTTCTGATTCCGCTGTTGCGCTGTCCAACTGATAAACGCCGCGCTGGAAAGCTGGCGCATGATAGAGTCAAGTTTTATACCCAAAAGAAGAATACCAtgggaaaggagaagggggaggtgacgaGGGTAAAGGAGGTGAGGcagtttttggaggaggagaatagACAGCAGGGGGGGGGATAG